From a region of the Actinomycetota bacterium genome:
- a CDS encoding methyltransferase domain-containing protein produces MDEHSVQDYDAWYDSPKGRTLFHVELACLEPMFEGLRRPRLEIGVGTGRFAEALGIEFGIDPSHDALLLARGRGVNVVEATGETLPFADATFGAVLIAFTLCFVRDPERVFAEAHRVLVASGGLVLGELPREGPWARWYARRGAEGDPSFRDAHFLAQEEIQSMLARAGFRLVSIRSSLYQPPGPAAYEAEAPRAGYDPAAGFVAALAVHE; encoded by the coding sequence ATGGACGAGCATTCGGTGCAGGACTACGACGCCTGGTACGACAGTCCGAAAGGCCGGACCCTCTTCCACGTTGAGCTGGCCTGTCTCGAGCCGATGTTCGAGGGGCTGCGGCGACCCCGGCTCGAGATCGGTGTGGGAACCGGGCGTTTCGCCGAGGCGCTGGGCATCGAGTTCGGGATCGACCCTTCGCACGATGCCCTCCTGCTCGCCCGGGGCCGCGGCGTCAACGTGGTGGAGGCCACGGGCGAGACCCTGCCGTTCGCCGACGCTACATTCGGGGCCGTCCTGATCGCCTTCACGCTGTGCTTCGTCCGCGACCCCGAGCGAGTGTTCGCCGAGGCACACCGCGTCCTTGTGGCGTCCGGCGGCCTGGTCCTCGGAGAGCTTCCGCGGGAGGGACCTTGGGCTAGATGGTATGCCCGCCGCGGGGCGGAGGGAGACCCCTCCTTCCGCGACGCGCACTTCCTCGCGCAGGAGGAGATCCAGTCGATGCTCGCGCGTGCCGGATTTCGTCTGGTATCGATCCGCTCGTCGCTCTACCAGCCGCCCGGCCCCGCGGCGTACGAGGCAGAGGCGCCGCGCGCTGGCTACGACCCAGCGGCGGGCT
- a CDS encoding DUF2269 family protein, protein MRVWLVLHVLAAIGGVGPEIAFGIMGPRARRQSGATAAVVYEAIAHARVRVVYPLIALQIASGIALILLGRRSILGEAWLATALILYGIAILLVAAVLTPGSARARRVLAAGTEPSDPGLRALWTRQAAAGSVAGSFLIAVAVLMVWKPGL, encoded by the coding sequence ATGCGCGTCTGGCTCGTCCTGCATGTCCTCGCCGCGATCGGCGGCGTGGGACCGGAGATCGCCTTCGGCATCATGGGTCCCCGGGCGCGCAGGCAGAGCGGGGCGACCGCGGCGGTCGTCTACGAGGCGATCGCCCATGCGCGCGTCCGCGTCGTGTATCCGCTCATCGCCCTTCAGATCGCGAGCGGGATTGCCCTGATCCTGCTCGGCCGTCGCTCCATCCTCGGCGAGGCGTGGCTCGCGACGGCACTGATCCTCTACGGGATCGCCATCCTCCTCGTCGCGGCAGTGCTCACGCCGGGCTCCGCTCGAGCGCGCCGCGTCCTCGCGGCCGGCACCGAACCGAGTGACCCGGGACTCCGTGCGCTGTGGACGCGCCAGGCCGCGGCGGGATCAGTCGCGGGAAGCTTCCTGATCGCGGTCGCGGTCCTGATGGTCTGGAAACCCGGCCTGTGA
- a CDS encoding CBS domain-containing protein, which yields MKVSSIYEPGIMAAETGETLKSAAIRMHDHELSSLAVFERNHLTGIVTERDLARAIAEGADPVMTEVRDYMTEGVVKVSPETDVSEAAAMMLMLGARHLPVFEKGRMIGMVSARDLLHALTKPGARLE from the coding sequence ATGAAGGTCAGCAGCATCTACGAACCGGGGATCATGGCGGCGGAAACCGGGGAGACCCTGAAGTCCGCCGCGATCCGCATGCACGATCACGAGCTCAGCTCGCTCGCCGTCTTCGAGAGGAACCACCTGACCGGAATCGTGACCGAGCGGGACCTCGCGCGCGCGATCGCCGAGGGCGCGGATCCCGTGATGACCGAGGTTCGCGACTACATGACGGAGGGCGTCGTGAAGGTCTCCCCCGAGACCGACGTGTCCGAGGCGGCGGCGATGATGCTGATGCTCGGAGCCAGGCACCTCCCCGTCTTCGAGAAGGGGCGGATGATAGGAATGGTCTCGGCACGCGACCTCCTGCACGCGCTGACGAAGCCCGGAGCCCGGCTCGAGTAA
- a CDS encoding DUF6158 family protein → MSGSKGAAAPRGGKLGVPAAKLSDRDFERESRRLWRTREETILHGGSHAIRAHTDRMLELEHEYVARFPRETQPSPSRTRRGSRMNSLQPAGRGTGRRAAPRARRPSKGAKR, encoded by the coding sequence ATGAGCGGATCGAAAGGAGCCGCGGCCCCGAGAGGCGGCAAGCTCGGCGTGCCCGCGGCGAAGCTGAGCGATCGCGATTTCGAGCGTGAGTCGCGTCGGCTCTGGCGCACACGCGAGGAGACGATCCTCCACGGCGGTTCCCACGCCATCCGCGCGCACACCGACCGGATGCTCGAGCTGGAGCACGAATACGTCGCGCGGTTCCCTCGCGAGACCCAACCGTCGCCGAGCCGCACCCGGCGCGGCTCACGGATGAACAGCCTGCAGCCCGCCGGACGAGGCACGGGCCGGCGCGCGGCGCCGCGCGCGCGGCGACCGTCCAAGGGGGCGAAGCGATGA
- a CDS encoding universal stress protein, with the protein MAANRIVIGLDGSEGSARAVRWCVELARDLGSAIVAVHVFSVPVYEAVPAGFPVAPLDDETIRKELAETLEREWCAPIRDASIPFRSAVEGGHPATVLMEVAEREDARMIVVGSRGMGGFKELLLGSVSHQLAHHARRPLVIVPPPT; encoded by the coding sequence ATGGCCGCGAACCGGATCGTGATCGGCCTGGACGGATCGGAGGGATCGGCTCGCGCAGTCCGGTGGTGCGTGGAGCTTGCGCGCGACCTCGGTTCGGCGATCGTAGCCGTTCACGTCTTCTCTGTTCCGGTCTATGAGGCGGTACCGGCAGGTTTCCCGGTCGCGCCCCTGGATGACGAGACGATCCGCAAGGAGCTCGCCGAGACGCTCGAGCGAGAATGGTGCGCGCCCATCCGCGATGCCTCGATCCCGTTCCGCAGCGCGGTCGAGGGCGGGCATCCGGCAACGGTCCTCATGGAGGTCGCCGAGCGGGAGGACGCGCGCATGATCGTCGTGGGCAGCCGGGGGATGGGCGGATTCAAGGAGTTGCTGCTGGGAAGCGTGAGTCACCAGCTCGCACACCACGCGCGCCGCCCACTCGTCATCGTGCCCCCTCCAACCTAG
- the fbp gene encoding fructose-1,6-bisphosphate aldolase/phosphatase, whose amino-acid sequence MEITLSIIKADTGGFVGHTEVHPDMIKVATERAAGAVETGLLIDAQVNRVGDDLALIMTHTRGADSRLVHEFAWQVFLATTEVAKGLGLYGAGQDLLSDAFSGNLRGMGPGYAEMVFEERQSEPVVIFLADKTEPGAFNYPLAKMFADPFASSGLVIDTKMHDGFAFEVLDLKASQVVRLETPEDYYDLLMLIGAPHRYVIRRIWSRALNIVAAATSTQRLSLIAGRYVGKDDPVMAVRCQSGLPAVGEVLDPFAFPHLVGGWMRGSHFGPLMPTSVEDATPSRFDGPPRIVALGFQIHEGHLVGPRDMFGDPGFDRARQTALEAADYMRRMGPFEPHRLGLDELEYTTMPELMKRLQARWQPET is encoded by the coding sequence ATGGAGATCACGCTGTCGATCATCAAGGCCGACACCGGCGGGTTCGTCGGTCACACCGAGGTCCACCCCGACATGATCAAGGTCGCGACCGAGCGTGCGGCCGGCGCGGTCGAGACCGGACTGCTGATCGACGCGCAGGTCAATCGCGTCGGCGACGACCTCGCGCTCATCATGACGCACACGCGCGGCGCCGACAGCCGGTTGGTGCACGAGTTCGCCTGGCAAGTGTTCCTGGCAACGACCGAGGTCGCGAAGGGCCTCGGCCTCTACGGGGCGGGACAGGACCTGCTTTCGGACGCCTTCAGCGGGAACCTGCGTGGGATGGGTCCGGGCTACGCGGAGATGGTCTTCGAGGAGCGTCAGAGCGAGCCCGTGGTCATCTTCCTCGCCGACAAGACCGAGCCGGGTGCCTTCAACTATCCGCTGGCCAAGATGTTCGCCGACCCGTTCGCGAGCTCCGGCCTCGTGATCGACACCAAGATGCACGACGGATTCGCGTTCGAGGTACTCGACCTAAAGGCAAGTCAGGTCGTTCGACTGGAGACGCCGGAGGACTATTACGACCTGCTGATGCTGATCGGCGCGCCGCACCGGTACGTGATCCGGCGGATCTGGTCGCGTGCGCTCAACATCGTCGCCGCGGCGACCTCGACGCAACGGCTGTCGCTCATCGCCGGGCGCTACGTCGGCAAGGACGATCCGGTGATGGCGGTTCGCTGCCAGAGCGGGCTACCCGCGGTCGGCGAGGTGCTCGACCCGTTCGCGTTCCCGCACCTCGTCGGCGGGTGGATGCGCGGGTCGCACTTCGGGCCGCTGATGCCGACGTCGGTCGAGGATGCGACGCCGTCGCGTTTCGACGGGCCGCCCCGCATCGTCGCGCTCGGCTTCCAGATCCACGAGGGGCACCTGGTCGGTCCGCGCGACATGTTCGGGGACCCGGGGTTCGATCGGGCTCGGCAGACCGCGCTCGAGGCAGCCGACTACATGAGGCGCATGGGCCCCTTCGAGCCGCACCGGCTCGGCCTTGACGAGCTCGAATACACGACGATGCCGGAGCTCATGAAGCGCTTACAGGCCCGGTGGCAGCCGGAAACCTGA
- a CDS encoding YbaK/EbsC family protein — MSTVTEYLADREVEFLAFDHTRTETAIQEARTLGVASGEVAKTIVLDTSVGHALAVIPASRRLDTKRAADAMGDRHVRLATEAEIAKDFADYQLGAIPPLAGLLGIPLYVDEELARHESVVFASGKQTESVKMRTADLLADQKVTIVPLCEREATFDEDWME; from the coding sequence ATGTCTACCGTCACCGAGTACCTCGCTGATCGTGAGGTTGAGTTCCTGGCCTTCGATCACACGCGCACGGAGACGGCGATCCAGGAGGCGCGGACGCTCGGCGTGGCTTCCGGGGAGGTGGCGAAGACGATCGTGCTCGACACGTCGGTGGGGCACGCGCTCGCGGTGATCCCCGCGTCGCGGCGTCTCGACACGAAGCGCGCCGCCGACGCGATGGGAGACCGGCACGTGAGGCTCGCCACCGAGGCGGAGATCGCGAAGGACTTCGCAGACTACCAACTCGGCGCGATCCCCCCGCTCGCCGGGTTGCTTGGGATCCCGCTCTACGTCGACGAAGAGCTTGCCCGTCACGAGAGCGTCGTCTTCGCGTCGGGAAAGCAGACGGAGTCGGTGAAGATGCGCACGGCGGACCTGCTCGCGGATCAGAAGGTCACGATCGTGCCCCTGTGCGAGCGCGAGGCGACCTTCGACGAGGACTGGATGGAGTAA
- a CDS encoding GAF domain-containing sensor histidine kinase yields the protein MRVLTAPFDALKSGKASPGRPWELLAPACRIVAAQARRIHGGSAGGLVRIVARRSRTLVDASVASVVTPELGDELLVVRVADGEHASELEGMRFPANESISGVVMRSQETLILTDVSADPRVHQPVVKTASVGPAIFAPLAVADRVFGTLLIGRPVEAQPFLDEERSVIELFASQAAIALEHARFQNELHRLAVLEDRERIGRELHDGAIQSLFAAGMKLQSAVSAGGADAWQRVEQAVGDIDHVIGDLRSYIFGLRPGVAARAGTAEALRRLGQELQDSSGVVAVIDIDPEAAARIEPADHVVQFVREALSNVGRHARATTCRLFVGRVGDGVLVEIDDDGDGFHPDDRIGAGQGLPNLHERAAALGARLEIDSGPGRGTTVRATIPG from the coding sequence TTGCGCGTCCTGACGGCACCGTTCGACGCTCTCAAATCGGGCAAAGCGTCCCCAGGTCGGCCATGGGAGCTGCTTGCCCCGGCCTGTAGAATCGTCGCTGCGCAAGCGCGGAGGATTCATGGCGGATCGGCTGGGGGCCTCGTCCGCATCGTCGCGCGGCGGAGCCGCACGCTGGTCGACGCATCCGTCGCGAGCGTCGTGACCCCGGAGCTCGGGGACGAGTTGCTCGTCGTGAGGGTGGCCGACGGCGAGCACGCGTCGGAGCTCGAGGGCATGCGCTTCCCAGCGAACGAGTCGATCTCCGGAGTGGTCATGCGCTCACAGGAGACGCTGATCCTCACCGACGTGTCTGCCGACCCCCGGGTGCATCAGCCTGTCGTGAAGACGGCCTCGGTCGGTCCCGCGATCTTCGCCCCGCTCGCCGTCGCGGATCGCGTCTTCGGCACCCTTCTGATCGGGCGCCCCGTGGAGGCGCAGCCGTTTCTCGACGAGGAGCGTTCGGTGATCGAGCTGTTCGCCTCGCAGGCGGCGATCGCTCTGGAGCATGCGCGCTTCCAGAACGAGCTCCACCGGCTGGCCGTGCTCGAGGATCGCGAGCGCATCGGCCGCGAGCTGCACGACGGCGCCATCCAGTCGCTGTTCGCGGCCGGCATGAAGCTCCAGTCGGCCGTCAGTGCCGGCGGCGCCGACGCCTGGCAGCGCGTCGAGCAGGCGGTGGGCGACATCGACCACGTCATCGGGGACCTGAGGAGCTACATCTTCGGCCTGCGGCCCGGAGTTGCGGCGCGGGCCGGGACCGCCGAGGCGCTGCGCCGGCTGGGACAGGAGCTGCAGGACAGCTCGGGCGTCGTCGCGGTCATCGACATCGATCCCGAGGCGGCGGCCCGGATCGAGCCGGCCGACCACGTCGTGCAGTTCGTGCGCGAGGCCCTGTCGAACGTGGGACGGCACGCGCGCGCGACCACCTGCAGGCTCTTCGTCGGCAGGGTCGGCGACGGCGTGCTGGTCGAGATCGATGACGACGGCGACGGGTTCCACCCGGACGACCGGATTGGGGCGGGGCAGGGGCTCCCGAACCTTCATGAGCGCGCCGCCGCCCTCGGAGCCAGGCTCGAGATCGACTCCGGTCCAGGCAGGGGGACGACGGTCCGAGCGACGATTCCCGGCTGA
- a CDS encoding nicotinate phosphoribosyltransferase, whose product MPGALLTDLYELTMAASYLRRGMEGPAMFSLFARRLPANRGFLVATGLEDCLTFLESFSFEDADIEYLRRSQGFDEATLRAFREMRFTGDVWAVPEGRVVFADEPLVEVTGPIAEAQLVETVLLNHITFQTTVATKAARCVLAARGRDLVDFSFRRTHGIEAGMAVARASAMVGFVATSNVEAARRYGLRAAGTMAHSYVEAFPLEIEAFRAFAEDFPDRTTFLVDTYDTPAGVRAAARVIVELGLTERLAVRLDSGDLAALAREARRILDEAGLPSCRILASGGLDEYDIDEMLAGGAPIDAFGVGTKLGTSADAASLDSAYKLVQYGDRPVLKLSSGKATAPGPKQVFRAEGMRDVVALRSEPAPPGARALLEPVMRRGRRLGPPGTITAARERFEADLATLPPDARRLRDPDPPRARFSEALLDLTAVLKQRAAESADLPG is encoded by the coding sequence ATGCCGGGAGCGCTTCTCACCGATCTCTACGAGCTGACGATGGCGGCGAGCTACCTCCGCCGCGGGATGGAGGGGCCGGCCATGTTCAGCCTGTTCGCGCGCCGCCTCCCCGCGAACCGTGGCTTCCTCGTCGCCACCGGCCTCGAAGATTGCCTGACGTTCCTCGAGTCCTTCTCGTTCGAGGACGCCGACATCGAATACTTGCGGCGGTCTCAGGGATTCGACGAGGCGACGCTGCGTGCGTTCCGGGAGATGCGGTTCACCGGCGACGTGTGGGCCGTGCCCGAGGGCCGCGTCGTCTTCGCCGACGAGCCGCTGGTCGAGGTGACCGGTCCGATCGCCGAAGCCCAGCTCGTCGAAACGGTCCTGCTGAACCACATCACGTTCCAGACGACGGTGGCGACGAAGGCCGCGCGCTGCGTGCTGGCCGCGCGCGGCAGGGATCTGGTCGACTTCTCCTTCCGCCGCACGCACGGAATCGAGGCGGGGATGGCCGTCGCGCGCGCCTCCGCGATGGTCGGCTTCGTCGCGACGAGCAACGTCGAAGCCGCACGGCGCTACGGGCTTCGCGCGGCGGGAACGATGGCCCACTCCTACGTGGAAGCCTTCCCGCTCGAGATCGAGGCGTTCCGCGCCTTCGCGGAGGACTTCCCCGACCGGACGACGTTCCTGGTCGATACCTACGACACGCCGGCGGGCGTGCGCGCGGCCGCTCGTGTGATCGTGGAGCTCGGACTGACCGAACGGCTCGCCGTGCGGCTCGACAGTGGCGACCTTGCCGCTCTCGCGCGAGAGGCCCGGCGCATCCTCGACGAGGCCGGCCTGCCCTCGTGTCGCATCCTCGCCAGCGGGGGGCTCGACGAGTACGACATCGACGAGATGCTGGCCGGCGGCGCGCCGATCGATGCCTTCGGCGTCGGCACCAAGTTGGGAACCTCCGCCGACGCGGCGTCGCTCGACTCGGCCTACAAGCTCGTGCAGTACGGCGACCGGCCGGTGCTGAAGCTCTCCTCCGGCAAGGCGACCGCCCCCGGCCCCAAGCAGGTCTTCCGCGCCGAGGGCATGCGCGACGTCGTCGCGTTGCGCTCGGAGCCTGCGCCCCCCGGCGCGCGTGCGCTCCTCGAGCCGGTGATGCGGCGCGGCCGGCGCCTCGGGCCGCCTGGGACGATCACGGCGGCACGGGAGCGATTCGAGGCGGATCTGGCGACGCTGCCCCCGGACGCTCGGCGCCTCCGGGATCCGGACCCACCGAGGGCCCGGTTCTCCGAGGCGCTGCTCGATCTGACCGCGGTCCTGAAGCAGCGAGCCGCCGAGAGTGCGGACTTGCCCGGGTAG
- a CDS encoding adenosine-specific kinase: MVETFTVAVDKPDDLNVILGQAHFIKTVEDLYEALAGSSPHLKFGLAFCESSGPRLVRRAGNDAELVDLAVRNALAIGAGHSFVVFVREGYPVNVLNQVKLVPEVCRIFCATANPVEVVVAETESRRGILGVIDGAAPLGVETAEDERERKELLRAIGYKL; this comes from the coding sequence ATGGTGGAGACGTTCACGGTCGCGGTCGACAAGCCGGATGACCTCAACGTCATCCTCGGCCAGGCGCATTTCATCAAGACGGTCGAGGATCTCTACGAGGCGCTCGCGGGGAGTTCGCCGCACCTCAAGTTCGGCCTCGCCTTCTGCGAGTCGTCGGGTCCGCGGCTGGTACGGCGCGCGGGCAATGACGCGGAACTCGTGGACCTAGCGGTACGCAACGCGCTCGCGATCGGTGCGGGACACAGCTTCGTCGTCTTCGTCCGCGAGGGATATCCGGTGAACGTGCTCAACCAGGTGAAGCTCGTGCCCGAGGTTTGCCGCATCTTCTGCGCCACCGCCAACCCGGTCGAGGTCGTGGTCGCCGAGACGGAGAGCCGGCGCGGGATCCTGGGCGTGATCGACGGAGCGGCGCCGCTCGGCGTCGAGACGGCGGAGGACGAGCGCGAGCGCAAGGAGCTGCTGCGCGCGATCGGCTACAAGCTCTGA
- a CDS encoding DUF1918 domain-containing protein, which yields MKAKVGDRLVIKGHHIGEPVRDGEILEVRGPDGGPPYLVRWEDGHVGLVFPGSDADVEHFEKHPAAVAR from the coding sequence ATGAAGGCGAAGGTAGGAGACCGGTTGGTCATCAAGGGACACCACATCGGGGAGCCCGTGCGCGACGGCGAGATCTTGGAGGTTCGGGGACCCGACGGGGGACCGCCGTATCTCGTCCGGTGGGAGGATGGCCATGTCGGGCTCGTCTTCCCAGGTTCGGACGCGGACGTCGAGCACTTCGAGAAGCACCCTGCGGCGGTTGCCCGCTGA
- a CDS encoding LOG family protein encodes MKQPRVTVAPPAVHPKTLDEELLSWPLPEAAADEPERVARISAEISRGFRILAQIGPAVFMFGSTRTPVRHPDYAFARQGPAEISGAGFAIITGAGPGIMEAANRGARDAGALSVGLNIELPDPQRINPYVDLVLSFRYFFARKLMFVRYASAFVFFPGGSDAGCASGTASPR; translated from the coding sequence GTGAAGCAACCCCGCGTGACCGTGGCGCCTCCTGCGGTCCATCCGAAGACCCTCGACGAGGAGCTGCTTTCCTGGCCGCTCCCCGAGGCCGCCGCGGATGAACCGGAACGGGTCGCACGGATCTCGGCCGAGATCTCGCGGGGGTTCCGTATCCTGGCGCAGATCGGCCCGGCGGTGTTCATGTTCGGATCGACGCGGACCCCGGTCCGTCACCCCGACTACGCGTTCGCCCGCCAGGGGCCGGCCGAGATCAGCGGAGCAGGGTTCGCGATCATCACGGGAGCGGGACCCGGCATCATGGAAGCGGCGAACCGCGGCGCGCGCGACGCCGGGGCGCTCTCTGTCGGCCTCAACATCGAGCTCCCGGACCCCCAGCGAATCAACCCGTACGTGGACCTGGTCCTGAGCTTCCGCTATTTCTTCGCCCGCAAGCTCATGTTCGTGCGCTACGCGTCCGCGTTCGTCTTCTTCCCCGGCGGGTCCGACGCTGGATGCGCCAGCGGAACGGCGTCTCCTCGATGA
- a CDS encoding OsmC family protein yields the protein MTPTQTPHRYDVDAESTRGGAAQATTNGRTIRFDASATQAQDLPGPADLMTAAFAACILKNVERFSEILPFRYEHARIHVTSERQDAPPRMTRIRYVLTIVTDEDAQRVDLLHRNIKGHGTIYNTLAAVCDVDGAIHVLATAQASAWHEHPTRAR from the coding sequence ATGACACCCACCCAGACTCCGCACCGTTACGACGTCGATGCTGAATCCACGCGCGGCGGAGCCGCACAGGCCACCACGAACGGAAGGACGATCCGGTTCGACGCCTCCGCGACCCAAGCCCAGGATCTCCCCGGACCAGCCGACCTGATGACGGCAGCCTTCGCCGCATGCATCCTGAAGAACGTCGAACGTTTCTCCGAGATCTTGCCGTTCCGATACGAGCACGCCCGCATCCACGTCACCAGCGAACGCCAAGACGCACCACCGCGCATGACGAGAATCCGCTACGTGTTGACGATCGTTACCGATGAGGATGCGCAACGGGTCGACTTGCTCCACCGAAACATCAAGGGGCACGGAACGATCTACAACACCCTCGCCGCAGTCTGCGACGTCGATGGGGCGATCCACGTCTTAGCAACGGCGCAGGCAAGCGCATGGCACGAACACCCCACCCGGGCGAGGTGA
- a CDS encoding carboxymuconolactone decarboxylase family protein, protein MSQTTDFPAYHAHLNELIAQLRAELPAAIGSFFRLHTESLRPGALDTKTKELISIGISITAHCDGCVAYHVHDALEAGASRDEVLETIGVAVMMGGGPALVYGAQALEALDQFEDKHLKTAGVAS, encoded by the coding sequence ATGAGCCAGACCACCGACTTCCCCGCCTACCACGCGCACCTCAACGAGCTGATCGCACAACTGCGCGCAGAACTTCCCGCAGCCATCGGAAGCTTCTTCCGCCTGCACACCGAATCGCTGCGCCCGGGCGCGCTCGACACCAAGACCAAGGAACTCATCTCCATCGGCATATCGATCACCGCCCACTGCGACGGCTGCGTGGCCTACCACGTGCATGACGCGCTCGAGGCCGGCGCCAGCCGCGACGAAGTGCTCGAGACGATCGGCGTAGCAGTCATGATGGGCGGCGGCCCCGCCCTCGTCTACGGCGCCCAAGCGCTCGAGGCGCTCGACCAGTTCGAAGACAAGCATCTCAAAACCGCAGGAGTCGCATCATGA
- a CDS encoding CBS domain-containing protein, whose amino-acid sequence MRAREIMTAPVVTVRHETPVKEAAALLVQHGINAMPVTDEKTGIVGIVSERDLLPLETEPDPRLHVIVPRSRPHVPATVAEVMTREVVTMAEESDVADVARAMLDAHVKQVPIVSSGKVVGIIARRDLLRILARDDTAIEADVQAMLDGSTGVIGAFRARVSGGVVTLDGPPDERDRRLAERLARCVPGVVAAVFADESPPPVTAPPARAAGK is encoded by the coding sequence ATGCGAGCCAGGGAGATCATGACCGCCCCGGTCGTCACGGTGCGGCACGAGACTCCGGTCAAGGAAGCCGCGGCGCTCCTCGTGCAGCACGGCATCAACGCGATGCCGGTCACCGACGAGAAGACCGGCATCGTCGGCATCGTCTCAGAGCGTGACCTGCTCCCGCTGGAGACCGAACCGGATCCGCGTCTCCACGTCATCGTGCCGCGGAGCCGCCCGCACGTTCCCGCGACGGTCGCCGAGGTCATGACCCGGGAGGTCGTCACGATGGCGGAGGAATCGGACGTGGCCGACGTTGCGCGCGCGATGCTCGACGCGCACGTGAAGCAGGTCCCGATCGTCTCCTCGGGCAAGGTCGTCGGGATCATCGCGCGGCGGGATCTCCTGCGGATCCTTGCCCGCGACGACACGGCGATCGAGGCCGACGTGCAGGCGATGCTCGACGGGTCCACCGGGGTGATCGGAGCGTTCCGTGCCCGTGTCTCCGGCGGCGTCGTGACGCTCGACGGTCCGCCGGACGAGAGGGATCGGAGGCTCGCCGAACGGCTCGCGCGGTGCGTTCCCGGTGTGGTCGCCGCCGTCTTCGCCGACGAGTCGCCGCCGCCGGTGACCGCTCCACCGGCGAGGGCCGCCGGTAAGTAG
- a CDS encoding phosphopantetheine-binding protein — MTRDEIRQAVLRILGQVAPEADLEGIDPGRSMQEQFDLDSMDFLNFVSGIQQEISVDVPERDYPKIETLDACIDYIFAALATATEA; from the coding sequence ATGACCAGAGACGAGATCCGCCAAGCCGTCCTGCGAATCCTCGGGCAGGTCGCACCTGAGGCCGACCTCGAGGGGATCGACCCGGGGCGGTCGATGCAGGAGCAGTTCGACCTCGACTCGATGGACTTCCTCAACTTCGTCTCCGGGATCCAGCAGGAGATCAGCGTGGACGTCCCGGAGCGCGATTACCCGAAGATCGAAACGCTCGACGCCTGCATCGACTACATCTTCGCGGCGCTGGCTACCGCGACCGAGGCGTAA
- a CDS encoding CBS domain-containing protein, translating into MTAPVVTTDPEATLAESARLMHEHGVKRLPVIDGDGKLVGIVSRKDLLKIFLRADRDILRDVVHDVVDRTLWMGPEEAGLRVDVTQGIVRFEGKVDRRRAIRILVGLAWGIDGVVGVDNALSYRIDDEMIPTGYVSPSEVKRSS; encoded by the coding sequence ATGACGGCGCCGGTGGTTACGACGGATCCGGAAGCAACCCTGGCAGAGTCCGCCCGCCTGATGCACGAGCACGGCGTGAAGCGGCTCCCCGTGATCGACGGCGACGGCAAGCTCGTGGGGATCGTGAGCCGCAAGGATCTGCTGAAGATCTTCCTACGCGCTGATCGAGACATCCTGCGAGACGTCGTGCACGACGTCGTGGACCGGACGCTCTGGATGGGGCCGGAGGAGGCTGGGCTTCGTGTCGACGTCACACAAGGGATCGTGAGGTTCGAGGGAAAGGTCGACCGCCGCCGGGCGATCCGGATCCTGGTCGGACTCGCCTGGGGGATCGACGGCGTCGTCGGAGTCGATAACGCCCTCTCCTATCGCATCGACGACGAGATGATCCCGACCGGGTACGTCAGCCCATCAGAAGTGAAGCGCTCCTCGTAG
- a CDS encoding CBS domain-containing protein — protein sequence MDVRELQHRPATTCSPSAPIVEVARTMRQDNVGSVLVVDEHGALKGVVTDRDMVVRGIAEGLDGSAPVEGVMSRNVAFLYDNADVFAAASEMAEKGLRRLPVLDVKGHLTGVVSFDDLVVTFAEQIGRLGHAVRKEIQAAVRP from the coding sequence ATGGATGTTCGTGAGCTTCAGCACCGACCCGCGACGACGTGCTCGCCGTCCGCCCCGATCGTCGAGGTTGCGCGAACGATGCGGCAAGACAACGTCGGCAGCGTTCTGGTTGTCGACGAGCACGGCGCGCTGAAGGGCGTCGTGACCGACCGCGACATGGTCGTTCGAGGCATCGCCGAAGGGCTTGACGGGAGCGCGCCGGTCGAGGGCGTGATGTCCCGCAACGTCGCGTTCCTCTACGACAACGCCGACGTGTTCGCCGCCGCGAGCGAGATGGCCGAGAAGGGCTTGCGGCGGCTCCCTGTGCTCGACGTGAAGGGGCACCTGACGGGTGTCGTCTCCTTCGACGACCTTGTCGTGACGTTCGCCGAGCAGATCGGCCGGCTGGGACACGCGGTTCGCAAGGAGATCCAGGCCGCGGTCCGTCCATAG